TTGAAAGTCAAAGGCGATGCCGGCAAGGCATTGAAGGTGGAAGCCCTATTGCGTGAATACAATATGGCCGATCATTTTTAAATGATGTGTATAAGAAGAAGCAAAAACTCAGCCTGTTACGGCTGAGTTTTTGCATGATGAAGCCTCATGATCTCGTCTTCAGCTTCGTAGTCCAATCCGTGAGTTTCTGGAGGGTTTTTTAATTCCCAATCAATCGTACGTTTCAAGCCATCTTCCAATGAAACCGTTTCTGTAAATCCTAATTCGCTCCGTATTTTATCAGAAGTGAAGATGACATCTTGTTCAGCATTAATTCCCCAGGAGTAGGTTTCGGTAAGTTTGCTGTCTGGCAAAACAACAATTTTTCCTTTCCATTGGAGAGAGGTGGCCAGCTTCTTTACCCATTCCTTCATGGTGAATGCTTCGTTCTCACCGAGATTGTAGATCTTGCCTTTTGCCTGATCATTTAATACAGCCTGCACAATACCCTCCGCCATATTTTCTACATAGCCACGGGTCCAGCGCCAGCCGGCAAGGCTTTCTGAAAGCAGAATGTAAGGCCGTTGATCACTCATTGGCTTTAAAAAAGAATACCACCGATGCTGTTTATCGTTCGGTCCATATACCGCAGGGAGCCTAATGATTGTACCCTCAATCCCGGGGGCATTCATCACCACACGCTCCACCAAAATTTTATCGTAGTTGCGCCTTTCCTCTGTTTTTGCAAACTCTCTATGTGGATACAGATTGTGGCGTAAAACACCATTTTCATCAATGGGTACCGGTTCAATCGCACCCTTTTCGGTCCCGTTAACAAGTCCGAAGGCACGATACACATCCTGTGAGCTGGCCACAATCACCCGATTGACAATGCTATCAAGAGTTTGGACTAATGTTTTCGCCTGTCGTTCAGTGAGACAAATCATATCCAATACTGCGTCAGGTTTCAGTTCTTGAATTTTTGAACGAAAAGAAGAGAGATCATTTCTGTCGCCAAGCATTTCATGCACCCCGGCAGGCAATTCTGTTCTAGTTTGCCCTCTGTGAAAAACCGTGACCTCGTGTCCAAGGTTAAACAATCGTTTAATGACCTCTGGACCCATAAAGCTTGTGCCGCCTATCACCAATACACGCATCCTCATCGCTCCTTTTTACATAAAAATTTAATTGTACGTAAAGTCATTTTATTACGAAAATTCAGAAAATGTCAATCTTTATGTGGTAGTGTAAGCTTGTGGTACGATGAAAGAAGAGTAACGTGTATCCAGACAAGGGAGGAGAAATTCAACAGGTGAGTGCTGCAAAATCAACTTCCAGACTGGGAAGCTGGCTGATCTTTGTTGTTATTCTTGGGCTTTTATTCTACTTGTACATTGATCGTGAGAAAGCCAAGAGAGAGGTTCCGCTGCCGGCCAAACTTCATCCGGCCGTGGAAGAAAATAAAGAGAAACTGATTCAAAGAGCGAAAGAGAAAGGGATTTCCATCGTCATCACGGATGGTTTCCGTTCCATAAAAAAACAGGATGAGCTGTACGAAAAAGGCCGTACGAAAGAAGGCGATATCGTCACTACTGTTAAAGGCGGAGAATCCTACCATAATTACGGACTGGCGATTGATTTTGCGCTTCAGACCAAGGAGGGGGATGTCGTGTGGGACACAGAGCGCGACAGCAACCGTAATAACAAACCTGATTGGATGGAGGTCGTCTCCATTGCCAAAACGTTAGGCTTTACATGGGGCGGTGACTGGGAGTTCAAAGATTATCCCCATCTGCAAATGGATTTCGGTCTAAGCATGAGAGATTTGAAAAATGGTGAACGGCCGCCAAAACAAGGATAGAGAAAGGGAAGCAGAATGAAAGAATTATTGACTGAATACCTTCTGCCTTACCCGATGGAAGCAGTATGGAAGGTTATAGCTGACACAGGAACACATTCGTTCTGGAATCCGCAGATTGTTTCTATCAAAGGTGAGTGCAGGAAAGGAAACAGATTATCTGTTCGAGTAAAATCACCGATCGGCAAGGGCATCCCTTTTCGTTTTCAAGCGAAGGTACTGGATTTTGAACCGAACAGAAAGCTGGCATGGACGGGCGGAGTACCAGGCATCTTGACCGGCTATCATTACTGGGAGCTGACTGATTTCGGAGACAGGACCAAAGTGGTTCAAGGGGAGCGGTTTAATGGTTTATTTACCGCTTTTTTGTCAACAAAGAGAATGAAAGCGATGCGTCCAGCCTATGAATCAGCCAACAGCGGGCTCGAAAGCTATCTGAAAGGGCGCTGAGCGCGGGCTTTCTGGCAGCTGATGGGTAAATTCTGGCGTCAAACTTTTCAGCCAATCCACTGTTTTATGGTATAGTTTTAAGCAAATGAATGTCAGAGGGAAGTTACCATGGAAAAAAAGGAAAAGAAATCAAAATACTTTGCGAAAATTTCATTGGGAGTAATGGGAGCAGGGTTTCTCGGAACCATTCCATTTCAAGATTCTTTTGTTGGAGAATTGCTTCAAGGGGGATTTGAGGCAGGACTCGTAGGGGGGCTGGCCGATTGGTTTGCGGTCACCGCGCTCTTTCGCCATCCTCTTGGCATACCGATTCCTCACACGGCTCTACTTCCAAAAAACCGTGACAGGATGATGAAAGCCATCGTATCCATGCTTGAAAATGATTGGCTGACAAAAGAAAGTATCCAGGGGAAAATTCAGCAAATCAAAATTACAGAGAAGCTAATAAAAATTGCTGAGAAAGAATTGGATTCAGATACCTTTCATAAGGGAGTCGGAACATTTCTTCAGCAGGCGATACGCCATATAAATCCGGAAAATATCGCTCCATATATTGAAAAAGAGCTGAAGAACTATCTGCGCTCCCTGGATGCTGCAGGCTTTCTTCAGACCATGATTAATAAGGCTCTAGACAGAAATCTGCATGATCAAGCCTTCGATTATATTTTGGTTGAGACACAAAAGTGGATGGCAAAGGAAGATACAAAAAGAAAAATCGGCAAAATGGCGAAACAACTGCTGGACAATACAGAGGCCGATGGCTTTATTAAAATGGCCCTTCAATCGTTTAGCAATTTTATTAATGAAGAAAAGCTGGGGAATATC
This genomic stretch from Fictibacillus marinisediminis harbors:
- a CDS encoding NAD-dependent epimerase/dehydratase family protein; translation: MRVLVIGGTSFMGPEVIKRLFNLGHEVTVFHRGQTRTELPAGVHEMLGDRNDLSSFRSKIQELKPDAVLDMICLTERQAKTLVQTLDSIVNRVIVASSQDVYRAFGLVNGTEKGAIEPVPIDENGVLRHNLYPHREFAKTEERRNYDKILVERVVMNAPGIEGTIIRLPAVYGPNDKQHRWYSFLKPMSDQRPYILLSESLAGWRWTRGYVENMAEGIVQAVLNDQAKGKIYNLGENEAFTMKEWVKKLATSLQWKGKIVVLPDSKLTETYSWGINAEQDVIFTSDKIRSELGFTETVSLEDGLKRTIDWELKNPPETHGLDYEAEDEIMRLHHAKTQP
- a CDS encoding M15 family metallopeptidase → MSAAKSTSRLGSWLIFVVILGLLFYLYIDREKAKREVPLPAKLHPAVEENKEKLIQRAKEKGISIVITDGFRSIKKQDELYEKGRTKEGDIVTTVKGGESYHNYGLAIDFALQTKEGDVVWDTERDSNRNNKPDWMEVVSIAKTLGFTWGGDWEFKDYPHLQMDFGLSMRDLKNGERPPKQG
- a CDS encoding SRPBCC domain-containing protein yields the protein MKELLTEYLLPYPMEAVWKVIADTGTHSFWNPQIVSIKGECRKGNRLSVRVKSPIGKGIPFRFQAKVLDFEPNRKLAWTGGVPGILTGYHYWELTDFGDRTKVVQGERFNGLFTAFLSTKRMKAMRPAYESANSGLESYLKGR
- a CDS encoding DUF445 domain-containing protein; translated protein: MEKKEKKSKYFAKISLGVMGAGFLGTIPFQDSFVGELLQGGFEAGLVGGLADWFAVTALFRHPLGIPIPHTALLPKNRDRMMKAIVSMLENDWLTKESIQGKIQQIKITEKLIKIAEKELDSDTFHKGVGTFLQQAIRHINPENIAPYIEKELKNYLRSLDAAGFLQTMINKALDRNLHDQAFDYILVETQKWMAKEDTKRKIGKMAKQLLDNTEADGFIKMALQSFSNFINEEKLGNILQPFFLKRIILLQDGDNPYRQLILNRIRKELESVQDRENLAAELNEWKDNLVNTWSPADQITNILGQVQNKLLLLTQDEAFIDRYVISFIRDLVDRTKNDPEKIDSIERWLQNQISTLIESNHSKIGNLVKENLDKLDNETLIDMMENNVGKELQWIRVNGAICGFLIGLILTTFKALV